One genomic region from Xenopus laevis strain J_2021 chromosome 2L, Xenopus_laevis_v10.1, whole genome shotgun sequence encodes:
- the ipo5.L gene encoding importin 5 L homeolog isoform X1, whose translation MMDCVRQHYTSSDDNFRNFPGIFGNQQQHYLEVIKRMLVQCMQEQNHPVIRTLSARAAGAFVLANEHNIPLLKHFSDLLPGILQSVNESCYQNDDSVLKSLVEIADTVPKFLRPQLEATLQLSLKLFADRSLSNMQRQLAMEVIVTLSETAAAMLRKHTSIVAQAIPQMLAMMVDLEDDDDWSNADELEDDDFDSNAVAGESALDRMACGLGGKIVLPMIKEHIMQMLQNPDWKYRHAGLMALSAIGEGCHQQMEGILNEMVNFVLLFLQDPHPRVRYAACNAIGQMATDFAPAFQKKFHEKVIASLLQTMEDQANPRVQAHAAAALINFTEDCPKSLLIPYLDNLVKHLHSIMVVKLQELIQKGTKLVLEQVVTSIASVADTAEEKFVPYYDLFMPSLKHIVENAVQKELRLLRGKTIECISLIGLAVGKEKFMQDASDVMQLLLKTQTDFSDLEDDDPQISYMISAWARMCKILGKEFQQYLPVVMGPLMKTASIKPEVALLDTQDMEGMSEDDGWEFVNLGDQQSFGIKTAGLEEKATACQMLVCYAKELKEGFADYTEQVVKLMVPLLKFYFHDGVRVAAAESMPLLLECARVRGPEYLTQMWHFMCDALIKGIGTEPDSDVLSEIMHSLAKCIEVMGDGCLNNEHFEELGGILKSKLEEHFKNQELRQVKRQDEDYDEQVEESLQDEDDNDVYILTKVSDILHSIFSSYKEKILPWFEQLLPLIVNLICPQRPWPDRQWGLCIFDDVIEHCSPTSFKYAEYFLRPLLQSICDNSPEVRQAAAYGIGVMAQFGGDNYRPFCTEALPLLVGVIQAPDSKTKENVNATENCISAVGKSMKFRPDCINVEEVLPHWLSWLPLHEDKEEAVHTFNFLCDLIESNNPIVLGPNNSNLPKIFSIIADGAIHESIKNEDVCGKRLANVIRQVQASGVLFTECVSQLNAAQQKALQDLLSTA comes from the exons ATGATGGACTGCGTGAGGCAGCACTACACATCTTCTG ATGATAATTTTAGGAACTTCCCTGGAATTTTTGGAAACCAACAGCAACATTACCTTGAAGTCATCAAACGAATGCTTGTGCAGTGCATGCAAGAGCAGAATCATCCTGTA ATCAGGACTCTGTCTGCTAGAGCTGCAGGTGCATTTGTGCTTGCTAATGAGCACAATATTCCCCTGCTGAAGCACTTCTCAGACTTGCTCCCAGGTATACTGCAG TCTGTAAATGAATCCTGTTATCAGAATGATGACTCTGTCTTAAAATCACTGGTTGAGATTGCAGACACGGTACCAAAATTTTTAAGACCTCAACTAGAAGCAACCTTACAACTGAGCCTGAAG CTTTTTGCAGACAGATCATTGAGCAATATGCAGAGACAGCTGGCCATGGAAGTCATTGTCACCCTTTCAGAGACTGCAGCAGCTATGTTAAGAAAACATACAAGTATTGTTGCTCAGGCGA TCCCTCAGATGCTGGCAATGATGGTGGATTTAGAAGATGATGATGACTGGTCAAATGCAGACGAGCTGGAAGATGATGATTTTGACAG TAATGCCGTTGCTGGGGAAAGTGCCTTGGACAGAATGGCTTGTGGACTAGGGGGGAAAATTGTTCTTCCGATGATCAAGGAGCATATTATGCAAATGCTACAAAACC CTGATTGGAAGTACAGGCATGCTGGTCTTATGGCACTGTCCGCCATTGGGGAAGGTTGTCACCAGCAGATGGAGGGCATTCTTAATGAAATGGTCAATTTTGTTCTGCTCTTCCTTCAAGATCCT catcCTAGAGTACGTTATGCTGCATGTAATGCTATTGGCCAGATGGCTACTGACTTTGCGCCTGCTTTCCAGAAGAAGTTTCATGAAAAG GTGATAGCGAGTCTTCTGCAAACTATGGAAGACCAGGCAAATCCACGTGTTCAGGCCCATGCAGCTgctgctcttataaacttcacaGAAGACTGTCCAAAGTCTCTTCTGATTCCATACCTTGATAATCTTGTAAAGCACTTGCATTCAATTATGGTGGTGAAACTGCAGGAG ctGATCCAGAAAGGAACAAAACTTGTCTTGGAACAAGTTGTAACTTCAATAGCATCTGTAGCAGACACTGCTGAGGAAAAGTTTGTTCCATACTATGATTTGTTCATGCCTTCACTAAAACACATTGTTGAGAATGCTGTACAGAAGGAGCTTCGACTACTAAGAGGCAAAACTATTGAGTGCATCAGTTTGATCGGTTTGGCTGTTGGTAAAGAGAAG TTCATGCAAGATGCTTCAGATGTCATGCAGTTGTTGCTGAAGACACAAACGGATTTCAGTGATCTGGAAGATGATGACCCACAG ATTTCCTATATGATCTCTGCCTGGGCAAGAATGTGCAAAATTCTGGGAAAGGAATTCCAGCAATATCTTCCAGTGGTCATGGGCCCTTTAATGAAGACTGCATCTATAAAACCTGAAGTGGCCCTACTTGATA CGCAAGACATGGAAGGCATGAGTGAGGATGATGGTTGGGAGTTTGTAAATCTTGGTGATCAGCAAAGTTTTGGAATCAAAACTGCCGGCCTTGAAGAAAAAGCAACAGCTTGTCAGATGTTG GTTTGCTATGCTAAAGAACTAAAAGAAGGATTTGCAGACTATACGGAACAAGTTGTGAAGCTAATGGTCCCATTGTTAAAGTTCTATTTCCACGATG GTGTTAGAGTGGCAGCTGCAGAATCCATGCCGCTACTTTTGGAGTGTGCGAGGGTTCGTGGCCCAGAGTACTTGACCCAAATGTGGCATTTTATGTGTGACGCGCTTATCAAGGGAATTGGAACAGAACCAGATTCTGATGTTCTTTCAGAAATAATGCATTCCCTTGCTAAA TGCATTGAGGTAATGGGTGATGGCTGCCTAAACAATGAACACTTTGAAGAGCTTGGTGGAATACTGAAAAGCAAACTAGAAGAGCACTTTAAAAACCAGGAACTCAGACAAG tgAAAAGGCAGGATGAAGATTATGATGAGCAAGTTGAGGAGTCATTACAAGATGAA gATGATAATGATGTTTACATTTTGACTAAAGTATCAGACATTTTGCACTCCATATTCAGCAGCTACAAAGAGAAGATCTTGCCCTGGTTTGAACAGTTGTTACCATTGATTGTTAATTTAATT TGTCCTCAAAGACCTTGGCCTGACAGACAATGGGGACTTTGTATTTTTGATGATGTCATCGAACATTGCAGCCCAACCTCCTTCAAATATGCAGAATATTTCCTGAGGCCACTGCTACAGTCAATTTGTGACAACAGCCCCGAAGTCAGGCAAGCTGCTGCTTATGGTATTGGTGTGATGGCACAATTTGGAGGTGACAACTATCGCCCCTTCTGCACAG AAGCTCTTCCACTGCTCGTTGGGGTTATCCAGGCTCCAGATTCAAAAACCAAAGAGAATGTTAATGCAACGGAAAACTGCATTTCTGCGGTAGGCAAATCCATGAAGTTCCGGCCAGACTGTATTAATGTGGAAGAGGTCCTGCCACACTGGTTGTCATGGCTGCCCCTGCATGAGGATAAAGAAGAAGCAGTTCACACTTTCAACTTCCTTTGTGACCTAATTGAAAG CAACAATCCAATTGTCCTAGGACCTAACAATTCCAATTTACCCAAGATATTCAGTATAATAGCAGATGGTGCTATTCACGAatctattaaaaatgaagacGTATGTGGAAAACGGCTTGCAAATGTTATCCGTCAAGTTCAG
- the ipo5.L gene encoding importin 5 L homeolog has translation MAAEQQQFYLLLGNLLSPENGARKQAEETYETIPGPSKITFLLQAIRNGAAAEEARQMAAVLLRRLLSSSFEEVYPSLPVDLQTAIRSELLLAIQVESLSSMRKKTCDIVAELARNLIDDDGNNQWPEALKFLFDSVSSQDDGLREAALHIFWNFPGIFGNQQQHYLEVIKRMLVQCMQEQNHPVIRTLSARAAGAFVLANEHNIPLLKHFSDLLPGILQSVNESCYQNDDSVLKSLVEIADTVPKFLRPQLEATLQLSLKLFADRSLSNMQRQLAMEVIVTLSETAAAMLRKHTSIVAQAIPQMLAMMVDLEDDDDWSNADELEDDDFDSNAVAGESALDRMACGLGGKIVLPMIKEHIMQMLQNPDWKYRHAGLMALSAIGEGCHQQMEGILNEMVNFVLLFLQDPHPRVRYAACNAIGQMATDFAPAFQKKFHEKVIASLLQTMEDQANPRVQAHAAAALINFTEDCPKSLLIPYLDNLVKHLHSIMVVKLQELIQKGTKLVLEQVVTSIASVADTAEEKFVPYYDLFMPSLKHIVENAVQKELRLLRGKTIECISLIGLAVGKEKFMQDASDVMQLLLKTQTDFSDLEDDDPQISYMISAWARMCKILGKEFQQYLPVVMGPLMKTASIKPEVALLDTQDMEGMSEDDGWEFVNLGDQQSFGIKTAGLEEKATACQMLVCYAKELKEGFADYTEQVVKLMVPLLKFYFHDGVRVAAAESMPLLLECARVRGPEYLTQMWHFMCDALIKGIGTEPDSDVLSEIMHSLAKCIEVMGDGCLNNEHFEELGGILKSKLEEHFKNQELRQVKRQDEDYDEQVEESLQDEDDNDVYILTKVSDILHSIFSSYKEKILPWFEQLLPLIVNLICPQRPWPDRQWGLCIFDDVIEHCSPTSFKYAEYFLRPLLQSICDNSPEVRQAAAYGIGVMAQFGGDNYRPFCTEALPLLVGVIQAPDSKTKENVNATENCISAVGKSMKFRPDCINVEEVLPHWLSWLPLHEDKEEAVHTFNFLCDLIESNNPIVLGPNNSNLPKIFSIIADGAIHESIKNEDVCGKRLANVIRQVQASGVLFTECVSQLNAAQQKALQDLLSTA, from the exons GAAACTTATGAGACCATCCCTGGGCCCTCCAAAATCACATTTCTTTTGCAAGCTATTAGGAATGGAGCTGCTGCAGAAGAG gCAAGGCAGATGGCAGCTGTTTTACTGCGACGTCTATTGTCCTCCTCTTTTGAAGAAGTTTATCCATCCCTCCCTGTTGACCTCCAAACTGCCATCAGGAGCGAACTTCTGCTTGCGATTCAAGTGGAATCTCTGTCAAGTATGCGGAAGAAGACATGTGATATTGTTGCTGAACTGGCCAGAAACCTAATTG ATGATGATGGAAATAACCAGTGGCCTGAAGCATTAAAATTTCTGTTTGACTCTGTAAGTTCACAAGATGATGGACTGCGTGAGGCAGCACTACACATCTTCTG GAACTTCCCTGGAATTTTTGGAAACCAACAGCAACATTACCTTGAAGTCATCAAACGAATGCTTGTGCAGTGCATGCAAGAGCAGAATCATCCTGTA ATCAGGACTCTGTCTGCTAGAGCTGCAGGTGCATTTGTGCTTGCTAATGAGCACAATATTCCCCTGCTGAAGCACTTCTCAGACTTGCTCCCAGGTATACTGCAG TCTGTAAATGAATCCTGTTATCAGAATGATGACTCTGTCTTAAAATCACTGGTTGAGATTGCAGACACGGTACCAAAATTTTTAAGACCTCAACTAGAAGCAACCTTACAACTGAGCCTGAAG CTTTTTGCAGACAGATCATTGAGCAATATGCAGAGACAGCTGGCCATGGAAGTCATTGTCACCCTTTCAGAGACTGCAGCAGCTATGTTAAGAAAACATACAAGTATTGTTGCTCAGGCGA TCCCTCAGATGCTGGCAATGATGGTGGATTTAGAAGATGATGATGACTGGTCAAATGCAGACGAGCTGGAAGATGATGATTTTGACAG TAATGCCGTTGCTGGGGAAAGTGCCTTGGACAGAATGGCTTGTGGACTAGGGGGGAAAATTGTTCTTCCGATGATCAAGGAGCATATTATGCAAATGCTACAAAACC CTGATTGGAAGTACAGGCATGCTGGTCTTATGGCACTGTCCGCCATTGGGGAAGGTTGTCACCAGCAGATGGAGGGCATTCTTAATGAAATGGTCAATTTTGTTCTGCTCTTCCTTCAAGATCCT catcCTAGAGTACGTTATGCTGCATGTAATGCTATTGGCCAGATGGCTACTGACTTTGCGCCTGCTTTCCAGAAGAAGTTTCATGAAAAG GTGATAGCGAGTCTTCTGCAAACTATGGAAGACCAGGCAAATCCACGTGTTCAGGCCCATGCAGCTgctgctcttataaacttcacaGAAGACTGTCCAAAGTCTCTTCTGATTCCATACCTTGATAATCTTGTAAAGCACTTGCATTCAATTATGGTGGTGAAACTGCAGGAG ctGATCCAGAAAGGAACAAAACTTGTCTTGGAACAAGTTGTAACTTCAATAGCATCTGTAGCAGACACTGCTGAGGAAAAGTTTGTTCCATACTATGATTTGTTCATGCCTTCACTAAAACACATTGTTGAGAATGCTGTACAGAAGGAGCTTCGACTACTAAGAGGCAAAACTATTGAGTGCATCAGTTTGATCGGTTTGGCTGTTGGTAAAGAGAAG TTCATGCAAGATGCTTCAGATGTCATGCAGTTGTTGCTGAAGACACAAACGGATTTCAGTGATCTGGAAGATGATGACCCACAG ATTTCCTATATGATCTCTGCCTGGGCAAGAATGTGCAAAATTCTGGGAAAGGAATTCCAGCAATATCTTCCAGTGGTCATGGGCCCTTTAATGAAGACTGCATCTATAAAACCTGAAGTGGCCCTACTTGATA CGCAAGACATGGAAGGCATGAGTGAGGATGATGGTTGGGAGTTTGTAAATCTTGGTGATCAGCAAAGTTTTGGAATCAAAACTGCCGGCCTTGAAGAAAAAGCAACAGCTTGTCAGATGTTG GTTTGCTATGCTAAAGAACTAAAAGAAGGATTTGCAGACTATACGGAACAAGTTGTGAAGCTAATGGTCCCATTGTTAAAGTTCTATTTCCACGATG GTGTTAGAGTGGCAGCTGCAGAATCCATGCCGCTACTTTTGGAGTGTGCGAGGGTTCGTGGCCCAGAGTACTTGACCCAAATGTGGCATTTTATGTGTGACGCGCTTATCAAGGGAATTGGAACAGAACCAGATTCTGATGTTCTTTCAGAAATAATGCATTCCCTTGCTAAA TGCATTGAGGTAATGGGTGATGGCTGCCTAAACAATGAACACTTTGAAGAGCTTGGTGGAATACTGAAAAGCAAACTAGAAGAGCACTTTAAAAACCAGGAACTCAGACAAG tgAAAAGGCAGGATGAAGATTATGATGAGCAAGTTGAGGAGTCATTACAAGATGAA gATGATAATGATGTTTACATTTTGACTAAAGTATCAGACATTTTGCACTCCATATTCAGCAGCTACAAAGAGAAGATCTTGCCCTGGTTTGAACAGTTGTTACCATTGATTGTTAATTTAATT TGTCCTCAAAGACCTTGGCCTGACAGACAATGGGGACTTTGTATTTTTGATGATGTCATCGAACATTGCAGCCCAACCTCCTTCAAATATGCAGAATATTTCCTGAGGCCACTGCTACAGTCAATTTGTGACAACAGCCCCGAAGTCAGGCAAGCTGCTGCTTATGGTATTGGTGTGATGGCACAATTTGGAGGTGACAACTATCGCCCCTTCTGCACAG AAGCTCTTCCACTGCTCGTTGGGGTTATCCAGGCTCCAGATTCAAAAACCAAAGAGAATGTTAATGCAACGGAAAACTGCATTTCTGCGGTAGGCAAATCCATGAAGTTCCGGCCAGACTGTATTAATGTGGAAGAGGTCCTGCCACACTGGTTGTCATGGCTGCCCCTGCATGAGGATAAAGAAGAAGCAGTTCACACTTTCAACTTCCTTTGTGACCTAATTGAAAG CAACAATCCAATTGTCCTAGGACCTAACAATTCCAATTTACCCAAGATATTCAGTATAATAGCAGATGGTGCTATTCACGAatctattaaaaatgaagacGTATGTGGAAAACGGCTTGCAAATGTTATCCGTCAAGTTCAG